The DNA segment AGTGGACTAATGCCACTGCCAGCACACAATCAGCGCTGAGGAGTGACAGCAGCAGTGACTCACACCGGCACCGGGAATTTACCCTGCTGGTCACCACTCAGGTCAGCTTCCCAGCCTGAGACGATGAGACTGAGGAAAGGAGTCGTCCTGCCTGAAATGCAGTCCCTTCAAACCTGGCCAACCCACAGTCCCTGCCCCAGCACCTCCCATGGAGACCTCCTCCCATCTAAGGACAAAACAGAAACCCAAGGGGGCTGAACGGTGGAAAAGAGGAGCAGGCTCAAGCCACCTTTAGATCTGTGCCCTGAGAGTAATCCAGGTGGCCTGGAGCAGGCAGGGCAAAGATCCAGGTTCAAGGCCTGACCACCACCTTCTTCTGGGTGGTGGTAGTCAGTGGCTTCCCCTCCAGGACTGTAAGGGGATGGGGGCAGGTCAGACACTTGTGTGGTCTACTTCAGAGATCTCCTTtcctggaggcaggagaaagcAATGAGAAGGGCCTTGGTGCTGGTTGACAAAGGCCCAAACACTGGCTCTGTGTGTCCTGGCTGTGACGGTGGGCAGCATTTGGGGGAGAAGCTCCTACAGCCCCGGGCTATTGGGAAAAGGAGAGCAGATGGAGCTTCTGGAATCAACTCCAAACCCTCCCCACAGCCTGAGGCCCTGCAGAGTCCAGCTCTGCTAACCACTCACCTTTATCAACTTTGAACACACCAGGATCCATCCTGCTCCAGGGCCTGTGCACTGGCTATGCTGCTGCCCAGACATGGGGCTGTCTGCTTGCCCCTGTGGTCACTGCGGGCTCAGCACAGCCCCTAGTTAGGTCCCGTCAGGGTCCTCAATTTCAGATGAGGCAACAAGTCAGGAGAGGTGGGGTAAAGAGCACAGCTGGGTGTGAACTCCCGCAGAGTCTGACTGGGTACCCTGAGCTCATCACCCCACTTCTCCGGGTCTGTTTCCTCCTTGGTAATGAGGGTCTGCTGTGGCCCAAGAGGAGATACCCCTAGCCCTGCCTCAGCCACGTCCACTGTCCTGCGTGACCCTGGATGTGACACAGGCCATCTCCCATCTCTGGCTCAGCCCCAAGCGACGGTGGAAGAAGGCTCCGTAGCCGGCAGGGTGCGGGGTGGGAGGCTTTATTTCACTGTGTGGTGGGGGGACCTGGACAGAGGGCAGCAGGCGGGGCAGGAGGAGTTGGCGCTTGGACAGGGACTGGGTGGGAGAAGGGCTGCCCCCAGGCCTGTTGGGAAGGAGGAACTGAGGCTGGCCCCCAATGAGACCTAACCCagggggttgggggtaggggtgggaattGGGTCTGGAGGAATGAGGGGCCCCTCGCTCTGGGCTAGACATGGGGCTCGGGCCCTGCCTCACTTTCCCCCTATAGGACTTAGTTCCTCCTGCTCGCTGGGCCATGTGACCCCAAAACCTCACTGCCCCCGCCCCAGAGGAGGGGGATAAGCCAGTTAGGGCAGTGGacagggagcctgggggagtTAGGGAGCGCAGGGTGGGGTCCACGGTGAGTGGAGGGGATGGCGGCCACCTGGGCAGTCAGTTCCTGGCAGCGATGACCACAGAGAGAGCCACACCCCCCAAGGCGACCGCAGTTGCCCCAAACAGCCACTTCCATGGGATGGACTGTGgataaaggagaggaaagaggctgCTAGCCAGTAGTCAAGACTGATGTCTTGCGCCTCAGCTAGCAACACAGCCCAAACAGGCCTCCCAGGAAACCACTGACTCACAGTGCCTTGCCTTCTTCTTGGAAAACTCCTACTTGTGCATCAAAACTCAAGTCCCCTCCTCTGGAacacctcccctttccctctgaaACAGCCATCATTTCCCCACCCTGAGTCCTTCAGATTATGTTTCACCTTCTGCTCTGGCCCTGGTCACTGGGGCTTCTCTGTGCCCCCAGCATGGTCCAGAATGGCCCGGTTCACTAAGACATCAACGtttacaaaatgaagaaattccCTCTGCCCATAGCCCCTGTCCCTCCTCTGGGAACCTCCCTGTGCCCACTGACCCCAGCTCACCCAGGCACCCTTGCCAGGACATTTGGCAGGCAGCCGGCTGGGGTTGCCTAACATCTTCCGGTACAGGGCGGTCTCCGTGCTCCGCTGGGCCGCATGCTTCTTCACCAGCTTCGAGAGCTCTGCGTGGATCGTCTGTGAGAGGGTAGTGTCTGTGAGAGCAGGTGGCAGCAAAAGCCAACCACCACTGCTAGCAGTCTGTTTTCTGGGGCCTTGGGGTCCTTTGGGGCTGGGACCAATGGGCCATGGGAGTCCTGTCTGCTACTCTCTGGGTATCAGCAAAGTGGGGGCTGCTGTCTCCATCCCCCAGGAAGCCAGCAGATGGGGTGGAAAAAGCAAAGGTGGAGCAAACCTATCCAGGAGAGATGAAGGTTCTGGGAGGAAAGCTGAGGATTCCAGCACTAGCCAGGCTGACGGTGCCCTTGGTCTCTGGGACCCCTGTAGGGGGGTGAACCCAGGCTGCCTATGCAGGAGTCATGAGGGTCTCAGCAAGCTGGCTGGGGCCCTTTAGCCCCCTGCCCAGGTAGAAACACCACAAGGAGAGCCACAGCAAGGATAAAGGGGCAGACCACAGGAGGAACTTCCCAGACAGGCCAGCAGGGCATGTCTCCAGGGTGCCCCCATTCGGCTCACCTTGTTGGAAGGTTCCAGCTTCAGGGCTGCCCTCAGGATGGGGATGGCCTCACTGTACTCGCCTTGCTGGGCCAGCACCTGCCAAAGGAAATGGATAGTTTATCACTCGGGACCCATGCTGGTCCATGTTCTCCTTCAAGagacccagccctgccagccctaACTAGTCCCAAATCTATCTCTGGCAACTGCCCTGAGGGCCCAGTCACCCCGACACTGCTCCCCTGAGCCCTCAGACTACATGAGTGGCCCACCAGGCTCAGTGTCATCTCCCAACCTGCTCCTTCCCCTGAGTGTCTGTCTCATCCTGTTCAAGAGACCCAGGCGCCAATCTCTCCTCCCTCACCACTTTGGTTGGCTGGAGTAGCCAACTGGATGTTTCCAAAGCTCTGGCCACACTGAATGATTCAGAGCCGGGCATGTGACTCAAGCCAGCCAATGAGATCCAGCCTGAACTATGCTGGTACCACTGGGAGGCCAGTTGCTGAGTGGGAAGGATGGAAACCTGGAGCTTTTggcagagcaggagggagcaCCTTGGTCACCCTGAGAGAGAAGCTTGCCTAAGAAACACAAGGCAGACAGAAACGGCATCTGCACAACATTGCTAACACCTGGATCCAGCAGTGCCTGAAGCCAGCTACCCTCAACTTGGCAGCTGTCAATTCCTCCTTTTGCTTGAATCTATTTGAGGTTTCCATCACCTTCAACCACCAGATTCAAACATGTCTGAGGTTACATGAGCAGAGTCTCACTCCCCTCAAGAGAATTATAAACCCTTGAAAATAAGAGACAGCATCTTTCTCCTCCTCACATTTTTATGCAGAACTCTATACACAGAAAGTACTTAAAAAATACTGACTGGAGAGAGGCCCTGCTCAGGCCTCTCACAAACACACTAGGTGACCCAGCATTTGcttgcacctcagtttcctcagttcaCCGGTAAAAAATGCTGAAAGCACCACCTCTCCCAACAGTGTGATGATGAACAGAGATGGAGCAAAAGCAATTAAGGTCAAGTCCACTCAAGCCACTTACCTTCCACTAGCACCTActtagcacctactgtgtgccgagCCCCATTTGCAGTGAATGAGACATACAAAATCTCTACCTTCTGGAATGGGAGATAGATTGATAGCGACACAGGAAACAtgaaggcagggcagggggtcATGGTGGAGGTgacaaggaaggcttcctgaagaGGCGATATCAGAtcaaagacctgaaggaagtgaggaagggaCCCATCGGGGTACCTGGGGTACAGATGTCTCAGGCAGTGGGCACAGCCTATGCAAAAGCACTAGGGTGGGAGCAGACCTGGCCTGGGCAGCAAGCAGTGGGGAAGCTGAGCAGGATGGAAAGGAGCAAGAGTAGAATGGAGGGTGATGGCAGGAGGAAGACCAGATGGCTCAGAGCCTCAAAGGCTGCTGTGAGAACCCAGCTTTTACTATGAGGGAGATGGGAGCCACAGAGTATTATATGCAAGGAACAATTACCAACAGACCAGAGGGCACTGTAGGGGAGTAGAGGGAACCTAAGACCTGGAGATCAAATCTGGTCTCAAGACAATGAATTGCTGTGACCCAGGCCACACCCCTGCAAttgtctgggtctcagtttccccatctgtacccCAGAGTGCTTGGCTGGCTGATGCCTATGCCCTTCTCAAATCTAGGGTTTGGGACCAGCCTCACTGCCCTGGGACGGgggagccagcctgcctgcctgttgCCTGTGAGCTGCAGCTACCTTGCCCTTGCGGAAGAGCGCCTTGATGTTGTCGGGCTGGTGCTCGAGCACAAGGCTGCAGGAGCGCAGTGCTGCACGGTAGTGATCCAGCTTCAGCTGTGAGGCTGCCAAGTTGTTCAGACACTTCACCTTCAGCTGCAGgagctgctcctcctcctcaaaTGTCATGTCCACTATAGGGGGACAGCATTCAACTGTAGCCCCCATTACCATGCCACCAGCCCCCCACAACCACCCATCGGCAGAGGGACTGTGGGACCCAGGCCAAGGCCCACCCACCCCTCTGCACCTGGTGGAGGAGACTGGGGGAGAGGGTCTCTGAGTGTCCCCGTCATaggagatggggagatggggTCCAAGCTCCAGTGCTGGGGCCTCCACCACCTACTCTTGGGGAGACCTCAGGCCTCTCTGGCCTATTTCCCCATCTCTAACATGGGCCAAGACCAGCACCATCCTCAGGGCACTCCCAACGAATCTACAAAATGGAGCCCAAGTGAACAAGGGCTTGACAACAGGACACGTGGCTTGACAACAGGACACGTGGATTGACAATGTCTGCAGTCACCCACGTTCAGACACCTACCTCTACCACCTAACATTCCATTCATCTGAGATACACCATAAGGCTGGATATACCTAAAGGCTAGGCATAGATGAACATCTATCCATATTCTGGAATTTTCTGAATCTGGGGCCCTCTGTGGCTTGAGGTTTCTAGCATTAGTGGATGCCTTTGCAGGGGAGGTGGTGGGATTTGACCTGGCATTCACCTTTGGCGCTAGAGGTGATGGCCTTGATGGCGAGGTCGTAGGAGTTGGCAGCCAGCACAAAGTCGGCCCGCTGGTAGTGAGCATTGCCACACTCCCGCTTCCGGTTGGCCAGGGCCACACGCTCCTGCCCCGTGAGCATCTCTAGGTCAGGCCCATCCACGGCAGTCTTCAGGGTCACCTCCAGGCACAGGGCCGCGTGTGGGGGGATGTACGGGCTCCTGCTGGGGGATGAGGTAGGGATGGCACTCAGTGTCTGACTGAATCCCAGACACACTGGGCTGGCTCAGTAGCAGGCAGGAAAGTGCAGGAAAGGGCTATGACCTCTTCCGCAGTAAAATGCAAGTAACTCTTGTCACCCTTGAGGTATGTGACTTGGTGCAAGAGCccccctccctgaccctcagtttccatttctataaaatgtGCAGGCAGATGGGGTGAGATGTGGGAGCAACATGTCCTGCTCACTTCCACACCCCCACAGGGACCCCTGCCGGTAGCAGGTTCTCACCTGCCCTGGGGGCCATAGCAGTACTTGGAGTCAGCAGTGACCATAGCCGTCTCCCCCACGTCCATGAGCGGGACACTGAGATCCAgggcctggggggaagggg comes from the Camelus dromedarius isolate mCamDro1 chromosome 27, mCamDro1.pat, whole genome shotgun sequence genome and includes:
- the FKBP8 gene encoding peptidyl-prolyl cis-trans isomerase FKBP8 isoform X2; this translates as MASCAEPSAVGPEPIAPPPAGVPPLEDFEVLDGVEDAEGEEEEEEDLSELPPLEDVGQPPVEEAEQPGALAREFLASMEPEPEPAPAPDEWLDILGNGLLRKKTLVPGPPGSSRPAKGQVVTVQLQTSLENGTRVQEEPELVFTLGDCDVIQALDLSVPLMDVGETAMVTADSKYCYGPQGSRSPYIPPHAALCLEVTLKTAVDGPDLEMLTGQERVALANRKRECGNAHYQRADFVLAANSYDLAIKAITSSAKVDMTFEEEEQLLQLKVKCLNNLAASQLKLDHYRAALRSCSLVLEHQPDNIKALFRKGKVLAQQGEYSEAIPILRAALKLEPSNKTIHAELSKLVKKHAAQRSTETALYRKMLGNPSRLPAKCPGKGAWSIPWKWLFGATAVALGGVALSVVIAARN
- the FKBP8 gene encoding peptidyl-prolyl cis-trans isomerase FKBP8 isoform X1, coding for MASCAEPSAVGPEPIAPPPAGVPPLEDFEVLDGVEDAEGEEEEEEDLSELPPLEDVGQPPVEEAEQPGALAREFLASMEPEPEPAPAPDEWLDILGNGLLRKKTLVPGPPGSSRPAKGQVVTVQLQTSLENGTRVQEEPELVFTLGDCDVIQALDLSVPLMDVGETAMVTADSKYCYGPQGRSPYIPPHAALCLEVTLKTAVDGPDLEMLTGQERVALANRKRECGNAHYQRADFVLAANSYDLAIKAITSSAKVDMTFEEEEQLLQLKVKCLNNLAASQLKLDHYRAALRSCSLVLEHQPDNIKALFRKGKVLAQQGEYSEAIPILRAALKLEPSNKTIHAELSKLVKKHAAQRSTETALYRKMLGNPSRLPAKCPGKGAWSIPWKWLFGATAVALGGVALSVVIAARN